One window from the genome of Corvus moneduloides isolate bCorMon1 chromosome 9, bCorMon1.pri, whole genome shotgun sequence encodes:
- the TDRD5 gene encoding tudor domain-containing protein 5, translated as INELTFPLKVSASFTALGSSHCAPLYRPVTLPGSEGRAPALGLCEEHGAAGLGGPSSGSGRDAQGVPSARGCRGQRFRRALNSGGAGNTEASKQARLMEVLKKEVRALLIAAKAGLTPEQLEEQYMAMVCKPLPLRELGFQSTLELVTQMPDVVRVCSSSKTGTVILKAIVDDSTRGIAKLVASQKVNTHSKASKKTAMKANATSPTKNSKSPQGFQALSARTPVLPAMVKAELQDLLSSSPLLLRDFHRAFLRRFGRAFQYRHYGFSSIFEVLRSVSDSIAIEQTKAGSLLLLRKYLASNIEQEEVPQDEAEEKEMLQDKAQEEEMLQGEAEEEEMPQDKAQEEEMLQAASAAEMPPVEPTCETESSYQAALPMDSQPVQSKAAILSAYLKKLQRFKQLPPTPAIPPDAVQDKSLCGLPPLKRRSLVGVAVDFVVSPSQFYIHICRAEPSYELQDMMIEMRHVYSYKVASDKYIMPESAVRPGQLCCVMISQWWYRVVIHRVINDQEVEVFCADYGQLQIVQKSQLRFLKWCYSKLPAQAIPCSLAWVKPVEGTWSSAAILLFKDLCRFKEVVGIVDEYVNGILYLFLCDTSTKDDVYFHSVLSDMGYADVCGENIPSQEFEELNPLALYIQPSGKQGNAEVVEPDLRFQQESRDADSETATSKLDGANL; from the exons ATAAACGAGTtgacttttcctttaaaagtctCAGCCTCGTTTACAGCATTAGGGAGCAGCCATTGCGCGCCGCTTTACCGCCCTGTGACCCTGCCGGGCTCCGAGGGGCGAGCCCCCGCGCTGGGGCTCTGCGAGGAGCACGGAGCCGCGGGGCTGGGTGGGCCGTCCTCGGGCAGCGGTAGGGACGCGCAGGGTGTTCCGAGTGCCAGGGGTTGTAGAGGGCAGAGGTTTAGGCGTGCACTAAACTCCGGGGGTGCTGGCAA TACAGAGGCGTCGAAGCAGGCGCGGCTTATGGAGGTGCTGAAGAAGGAGGTGAGGGCGCTGCTGATAGCTGCCAAAGCGGGCTTGACGccggagcagctggaggagcagtaCATGGCCATGGTCTGCAAACCTCTCCCTCTGCGCGAGCTGGGCTTCCAGTCCACCTTGGAGCTGGTGACACAAATGCCTGACGTTGTCCGAGTCTGTTCTTCTTCTAAGACTGGCACCGTAATCCTCAAAG CCATTGTCGATGACTCCACCAGAGGGATTGCCAAGCTGGTTGCCAGCCAGAAAGTAAACACACATAGTAAGGCATCAAAGAAAACTGCTATGAAGGCGAATGCTACTTCTCCCACTAAGAATTCCAAGAGTCCACAGGGTTTCCAAGCTCTGAGTGCCAGGACCCCTGTCCTGCCAGCAATGGtgaaggctgagctgcaggacctGCTGAGTTCCTCACCACTTCTGCTCAGGGATTTCCACAGGGCCTTCCTCAGGCGCTTTGGCCGGGCGTTCCAGTACAGGCACTACGGATTTTCGTCCATCTTTGAGGTCCTCAGAAGCGTGTCTGATTCCATTGCCATTGAGCAGACAAAGGCGGGTTCTTTGCTACTCCTGAGGAAGTACTTGGCAAGCAACATAGAACAGGAAGAGGTGCCTCAAGATGAGGCTGAGGAAAAAGAGATGCTGCAAGATAAGGCACAGGAAGAAGAGATGCTGCAAGGTGAGGCTGAGGAAGAAGAGATGCCTCAAGATAAAGCACAGGAAGAAGAGATGCTGCAAG cagcatctgcagctgAGATGCCTCCTGTGGAACCCACCTGTGAGACAGAGAGCTCCTACCAGGCAGCACTTCCAATGGATTCGCAGCCAGTGCAATCAAAAGCAGCCATTTTGAGTGCTTACCTCAAAAAA CTTCAACGTTTTAAGCAGTTACCACCAACTCCAGCAATCCCTCCAGATGCTGTTCAGGACAAAAGCCTTTGTGGTTTGCCACCTCTGAAGAGAAGGTCCCTGGTGGGAGTCGCTGTGGACTTCGTCGTCTCTCCTAGCCAGTTCTACATCCACATCTGCCGCGCAGAACCATCCTATGAACTGCAGGATATGATGATTGAGATGAG ACACGTTTACTCATATAAAGTTGCTTCTGATAAATACATCATGCCTGAGTCTGCAGTGCGgcctgggcagctctgctgcgTCATGATCTCCCAGTGGTGGTACCGTGTGGTCATCCACCGTGTGATCAATGACCAGGAAGTAGAGGTGTTCTGCGCAGACTATGGACAGCTCCAAATTGTCCAGAAGTCTCAGCTGAGATTCCTCAA GTGGTGCTACTCGAagctccctgctcaggccaTCCCGTGTTCCTTGGCATGGGTAAAACCCGTGGAG GGTACATGGTCCAGTGCTGCAATTCTCCTGTTCAAGGATCTCTGTCGCTTCAAGGAAGTTGTGGGCATCGTGGATGAGTATGTGAATGGTATTCTGTACCTCTTCCTGTGTGACACATCCACCAAGGACGATGTCTACTTCCACTCCGTCTTGAGCGATATGGGATATGCTGATGTCTGTGGAGAGAACATTCCTTCCCAG GAATTTGAGGAACTGAATCCTTTAGCCTTGTATATTCAGCCCAGTGGAAAGCAGGGGAATGCTGAAGTGGTGGAGCCAGACCTTCGCTTCCAGCAGGAATCTCGAGATGCAGACAGTGAAACAGCAACCTCGAAGCTGGATGGGGCCAACCTGTGA
- the NPHS2 gene encoding podocin produces the protein MRMDKRSRSSSRESHRRRRESPATQSKREKRDSSREAGKGKGDIKQEKAKETKSTAGADGRVHTSTVVDVDDVVSDEEMEAMALLDSEQQEEGVKTPGLGVCEWLLTILSFLFIIMTFPISVWFCMKVVREYERAIVFRLGHLLPGRAKGPGLFFFLPCLDTYHKIDLRLKTLEIPFHQVVTKDMVTLEIDAVCYYRLENASLLLTTLTSISSAIQLLVQTTTKRLLAHQAFSELLLERKNISQEIKVALDAVTGSWGIKVERIEINNVQLPAELRQSLAVEAEAQRQAKVRVIAAEGEKAASESLRMAAEILSSAPAAAQLRYLHALHSLTTEKPAAFILPLPLDAMNLVSPAAHSPPAVSSLLTGTTKLPENPKDKKDSPML, from the exons ATGAGGATGGATAAGAGGTCTCGGAGCTCTTCCAGGGAGTCTCATAGGAGACGCAGAGAGTCCCCGGCTACGCAGAGCAAACGAGAGAAGAGGGATAGCAGCAGAGAAGCTGGCAAAGGAAAGGGAGATATAAAGCAGGAGAAAGCCAAGGAGACCAAGAGCACTGCGGGGGCTGATGGTAGGGTGCATACCTCCACGGTGGTGGACGTGGATGATGTGGTGTCTGATGAAGAAATGGAGGCAATGGCATTGCTGGATAGTGAGCAGCAAGAGGAAG GTGTAAAGACTCCTGGCCTGGGTGTCTGTGAGTGGCTTTTGACCATCTTGTCTTTCCTGTTCATCATAATGACCTTCCCCATTTCTGTCTGGTTCTGCATGAAG GTAGTGCGGGAGTATGAGAGAGCCATCGTTTTCCGACTTGGGCATCTCCTTCCTGGCAGAGCCAAAGGACCTG gccttttctttttccttccctgtttgGACACCTATCACAAGATAGACCTCCGCCTCAAAACCCTAGAGATCCCCTTCCATCAG GTGGTGACCAAAGACATGGTTACTTTGGAGATAGATGCTGTCTGCTACTACCGGTTGGAAAAtgcctctctcctcctcaccACCCTGACCAGCATCTCCAGTGCcatccagctgctggtgcagacCACCACGAAGCGCCTCCTGGCACATCAAGCCTTCTCTGAGCTTCTGCTGGAGAGGAAGAACATCAGCCAGGAGATAAAG GTGGCTTTGGATGCGGTCACAGGCTCCTGGGGGATCAAAGTGGAGAGAATAGAAAT CAACAACGTGCAGCTGCCTGCTGAACTCCGGCAGTCCCTGGCTGTGGAAGCGGAGGCCCAGAGACAGGCCAAAGTGCGG GTGATCGCTGCTGAGGGGGAAAAGGCTGCTTCCGAGTCCCTGCGAATGGCAGCTGAGATCCTGTCCAGTGCTCCAGCTGCCGCTCAGCTCCGTTATCTCCATGCACTGCACTCCCTTACCACAGAGAAACCTGCTGCTTTCATCTTGCCCTTGCCTCTGGATGCCATGAACCTGGTCtctccggctgcccacagccctcccGCTGTGAGCAGCCTCCTCACAGGCACCACAAAGCTGCCAGAAAATCCAAAAGACAAGAAGGACTCCCCCATGCTCTGA